A section of the Candidatus Palauibacter scopulicola genome encodes:
- a CDS encoding DUF3224 domain-containing protein has product MARAVASFEVTGWDQGEPESDAGGPTLSHATVLKRFGGGLVAESEARLLMCQADVADITAGAGYIAREVVRGALDGREGTFVMQHWGLSADGRERTGGQVVPGSATGDLKGLTGSVEIAVDGDGAHTLTIDYELPDA; this is encoded by the coding sequence ATGGCGCGCGCGGTCGCCTCCTTCGAGGTCACCGGCTGGGACCAGGGCGAACCCGAGTCCGACGCCGGGGGGCCGACGCTCTCGCACGCCACCGTGCTGAAGCGGTTCGGGGGGGGCCTCGTGGCCGAGAGCGAGGCCCGGCTCCTCATGTGCCAGGCGGATGTGGCGGATATCACGGCGGGCGCGGGCTACATCGCCCGCGAGGTCGTGCGCGGGGCGCTCGACGGACGGGAGGGGACGTTCGTCATGCAGCACTGGGGGCTGAGCGCGGACGGCCGCGAACGGACGGGCGGACAGGTCGTGCCGGGCTCGGCGACCGGAGATCTGAAGGGACTGACGGGCTCGGTCGAGATCGCCGTCGACGGCGACGGAGCGCACACGCTGACGATCGACTACGAACTACCGGACGCGTGA